A stretch of Methanosphaerula palustris E1-9c DNA encodes these proteins:
- a CDS encoding glycosyltransferase family 2 protein gives MPDIPTVSVVIPLYNKEPYIARALNSVLAQTVQDFEVLVVDDGSTDGGVKVVRGMRDPRIQLVQQENCGVSAARNRGIEESRAALIAFLDADDEWLPAFIETIVRLQALYPDAGLFGTAYEVDFPGSMVPRIYRKSLGDRLLSSYFGALVQFGSMIFNSSSFAAPKDVLMDVGGFPSGVRWNEDGTLWGKIALHYPVAYSPDVCSIYHQYSANNSSGITEYLKNPFLQYISTIPPEKMMNRDDAGDLMEYSDLCRLATISYNINSGYGKRARAELLSVTSPRYTWKKYKLRAISYLPPPIMGMIRNHAKTLSYLKRKIIHT, from the coding sequence ATGCCAGATATACCCACTGTCTCGGTTGTCATCCCCCTCTATAACAAAGAGCCTTATATCGCCCGTGCACTGAACTCGGTCCTTGCCCAGACCGTTCAGGACTTTGAAGTGCTCGTCGTCGACGATGGCTCCACCGACGGCGGGGTGAAGGTCGTCAGAGGGATGAGGGATCCGCGGATCCAGCTGGTTCAACAGGAGAACTGTGGGGTTTCTGCTGCGAGGAATAGGGGAATTGAGGAGTCGAGGGCGGCGTTGATCGCATTCCTGGATGCGGATGATGAGTGGCTGCCTGCCTTTATCGAGACAATTGTGCGGTTACAGGCATTGTATCCTGATGCCGGCCTCTTTGGGACAGCATATGAGGTCGATTTTCCTGGTTCTATGGTGCCGAGGATCTATAGGAAAAGCCTGGGAGATAGGCTGCTTTCATCATATTTTGGTGCACTCGTACAGTTTGGATCCATGATCTTCAATTCATCTTCGTTTGCTGCTCCAAAGGATGTTCTTATGGATGTGGGGGGCTTCCCCTCTGGTGTACGATGGAATGAAGATGGTACGCTGTGGGGGAAGATTGCACTTCACTATCCTGTCGCCTATAGCCCCGATGTTTGTTCTATTTACCACCAGTACTCAGCAAACAACTCTTCTGGAATTACAGAATATCTGAAGAATCCATTTCTTCAGTATATTTCCACCATTCCCCCTGAAAAAATGATGAATCGTGACGATGCAGGAGACCTCATGGAGTACAGCGATCTCTGTCGACTTGCAACCATTTCATACAATATCAACTCCGGTTATGGGAAAAGAGCAAGGGCGGAGTTATTATCGGTGACATCCCCTCGCTATACCTGGAAAAAGTACAAACTTCGGGCTATTTCGTATCTTCCCCCCCCAATAATGGGAATGATACGTAACCATGCAAAAACCCTGTCGTACCTGAAGAGAAAAATAATTCACACGTGA
- a CDS encoding GNAT family N-acetyltransferase, producing the protein MDYNLSYVSDNHCQKWDDFLQKNDDSNVFQQFGWKEIIRKVYGPKPYYLVAEDESGTICGSLPLFLVTGLLFKKKLISVPYVPYGGICCTDDTVREKLLLETLLLVEKLKIDNLEIRSDHCQISPFDDINSPLSMYTNYSTFFLDLSKSVDQAWADIGKNKRNRVRKGESLGLKYEICNGDNDSIDEFYEVYSVNMRRLGTPVHDKRFFRAISSTFKDTMYVANVLFHNDVICSQILLGYKDILISGWGSSLPECRKFSPTNLLDWNSINFGHENGYNWLDFGRSPVNSGNYNYKMRWGAREVPLHYYYLKKKGYISNQNKYSHLSRYWSKIPLSVTKIVGPLIRGKIE; encoded by the coding sequence ATGGATTATAATCTATCGTATGTTTCAGATAACCATTGTCAAAAATGGGATGATTTTCTTCAAAAAAATGATGATAGCAATGTATTTCAGCAATTCGGATGGAAAGAAATTATTCGGAAGGTTTATGGTCCTAAACCCTATTATCTGGTAGCAGAGGATGAGTCTGGCACAATCTGTGGAAGTCTGCCCTTATTCCTTGTAACCGGTCTTCTCTTTAAGAAAAAATTAATATCCGTCCCTTATGTACCTTATGGTGGAATCTGTTGTACTGATGATACGGTACGAGAAAAATTGCTCCTTGAAACGCTCTTATTAGTTGAAAAATTGAAGATTGATAACCTTGAGATCCGATCCGATCATTGTCAAATCTCTCCTTTTGATGACATCAACTCCCCCCTGTCGATGTATACCAATTATTCAACTTTTTTTCTGGACCTGTCAAAAAGTGTAGATCAGGCCTGGGCGGATATTGGTAAGAATAAAAGGAATAGGGTTAGAAAAGGAGAAAGCCTGGGGCTTAAATATGAAATATGTAATGGAGATAATGATTCGATCGATGAATTTTACGAAGTGTACTCTGTGAACATGAGAAGATTGGGCACCCCTGTGCATGATAAACGATTCTTCAGGGCAATCTCCAGTACGTTTAAAGATACAATGTATGTAGCGAACGTGTTATTTCATAACGATGTCATTTGTTCTCAGATTCTATTGGGGTATAAGGATATCTTAATCTCTGGGTGGGGTTCGTCATTACCTGAGTGCCGGAAATTTTCTCCAACCAATCTCTTGGACTGGAACTCGATAAACTTTGGGCATGAAAATGGCTACAACTGGTTGGATTTTGGGAGAAGCCCGGTTAATTCTGGAAATTATAATTATAAAATGAGATGGGGTGCTCGGGAAGTTCCATTACATTATTACTACCTGAAAAAAAAGGGATATATCTCAAATCAAAATAAATATTCACATCTATCGAGATACTGGAGTAAAATTCCCCTGTCGGTTACAAAGATTGTTGGACCTCTGATAAGAGGAAAAATTGAATGA
- a CDS encoding DUF354 domain-containing protein: protein MNILINIGHPAHVHFFKYFLWEMQKKGHNLVVYAVNKDVSLDLLKNYHIGYELYGDISSNFFGQILEIIKGDYKTYNMQKKYDIDIMIGIADAFGAHISKITHAKSIVFTDTEHATLINAITFPFADVICTPASYKKNLGRKQIRYNGYHELAYLHPHYFIPDPSVLTELGLTEDDPFIIVRFVSWKASHDVGQHGVRDRVGLVKALEKYGRVLITSEGVLPDELKPYQISVLPEKLHDLLYYATLYVGEGGTTASEAATLGTHAIHISTTGKYCGIFSDLNRYGLLWTSESDEDTIEKAIELLQDPDLKDLGQKKRNRLVDEKIDVTAFMVWFVDHYPESAGIMKGKTDFPNDDASRRLL, encoded by the coding sequence ATGAATATTTTGATAAATATCGGCCATCCAGCGCATGTCCATTTTTTCAAATATTTCCTCTGGGAAATGCAGAAGAAGGGACATAACTTGGTGGTATATGCTGTTAACAAAGACGTCTCATTGGACCTTCTGAAGAATTATCATATCGGCTATGAGCTCTATGGAGACATCAGTTCAAATTTTTTTGGTCAAATCCTTGAGATTATCAAAGGGGATTACAAAACCTACAATATGCAAAAAAAATATGATATTGATATTATGATTGGGATTGCAGATGCATTCGGAGCTCATATCTCAAAGATTACGCATGCAAAATCCATTGTCTTTACCGATACCGAGCATGCCACATTGATAAATGCAATTACGTTTCCGTTTGCAGATGTTATCTGTACTCCAGCCTCCTATAAAAAAAACCTTGGTAGAAAGCAGATCCGATATAATGGATATCATGAACTGGCCTATCTTCATCCACATTACTTCATACCCGACCCGTCTGTCCTCACAGAACTCGGCCTCACTGAGGACGATCCGTTCATCATCGTCCGCTTCGTCTCCTGGAAAGCGAGTCACGACGTCGGCCAGCACGGTGTTCGAGACCGGGTTGGACTGGTGAAGGCACTGGAGAAGTATGGCCGGGTGCTCATCACTTCAGAGGGTGTGTTGCCTGATGAACTGAAGCCTTACCAGATCTCGGTCCTGCCGGAGAAGTTGCATGACCTGCTGTACTATGCTACGTTGTACGTGGGAGAGGGTGGGACGACGGCGTCGGAGGCTGCAACGTTGGGAACCCATGCCATTCACATCTCTACAACCGGAAAGTATTGTGGAATATTCTCCGATTTAAACAGGTATGGATTGCTCTGGACATCGGAGAGCGATGAGGATACGATTGAAAAAGCGATTGAACTCCTTCAAGACCCAGATCTCAAGGATCTGGGGCAGAAGAAACGGAACCGTCTGGTTGATGAGAAGATCGATGTGACAGCCTTCATGGTCTGGTTTGTCGATCATTATCCCGAAAGTGCAGGGATCATGAAAGGAAAGACCGATTTTCCGAATGATGATGCATCGAGAAGGCTATTATGA
- a CDS encoding polysaccharide deacetylase family protein, producing the protein MISNENEVGAQGSSRTRNLPGREYGSLISLNDRPLEDWFIMNKRNASLSVTVDIEDWYHIPSVCGSSFSTYPDVDGFFKHWHGRYDYLTEPTMRVLTLLDRYHITATFFVVADVVEHYPGLVESIVDQGHEIACHGLHHECKIDSVTKKPRFGRDDFEERTRKAKRILEKVSGERVVGYRAPNALIGGWMLDSLEKIGFLYDSSVCVNSFYNKTDSMLNGVSTDPYHPKIHGLESTINSDRSFIEFPWAHLDIGMKIPTSGGPMLRFLGAHIIQKGIHQSLSRGHTVFYFHPIDLSHETFPKVGNKRRFYWIIKGSVVEDRVKQILDGNSSVQYTCLRDYVEDGYGL; encoded by the coding sequence ATGATCTCAAATGAAAATGAGGTCGGTGCACAGGGATCTTCTCGGACGAGAAATCTGCCTGGAAGAGAGTATGGATCTCTAATCTCCCTGAACGATCGGCCTCTTGAGGACTGGTTCATCATGAATAAAAGGAATGCAAGTCTTTCGGTAACTGTTGATATTGAGGATTGGTATCATATTCCTTCAGTCTGTGGCTCCTCATTTTCTACCTATCCAGATGTAGATGGTTTTTTTAAGCACTGGCATGGGCGCTATGATTACTTGACAGAACCAACCATGCGGGTCTTGACCCTCCTTGACCGCTATCATATCACGGCAACCTTTTTTGTCGTGGCTGATGTTGTTGAACATTATCCTGGATTGGTTGAATCAATTGTCGATCAGGGACATGAAATTGCCTGTCATGGATTACATCACGAATGCAAGATAGATTCTGTAACAAAAAAACCTCGTTTTGGAAGGGACGATTTTGAGGAGAGAACCAGAAAAGCAAAGCGAATTCTGGAGAAAGTATCTGGCGAGAGGGTGGTTGGTTACCGGGCTCCGAATGCACTCATCGGTGGATGGATGCTCGATTCCTTGGAGAAAATAGGTTTTCTTTATGATTCATCAGTATGCGTCAATTCATTTTACAATAAGACTGATTCTATGTTGAACGGTGTATCCACAGATCCATACCATCCGAAAATTCATGGTTTGGAATCGACCATAAATTCTGATAGATCTTTTATTGAATTTCCATGGGCACATTTAGATATTGGAATGAAAATTCCCACATCCGGTGGACCTATGTTGAGATTTTTGGGTGCACACATTATTCAAAAAGGGATTCATCAGAGTTTAAGCCGTGGTCATACTGTATTTTATTTTCATCCCATCGATCTTTCCCATGAAACATTTCCAAAAGTTGGCAATAAAAGGCGATTTTACTGGATTATTAAAGGGAGCGTTGTTGAAGATCGAGTGAAACAAATACTGGATGGCAATAGTAGCGTACAATATACTTGTTTAAGAGATTATGTGGAGGACGGATATGGATTATAA
- a CDS encoding Coenzyme F420 hydrogenase/dehydrogenase, beta subunit C-terminal domain — protein sequence MKSSVIATVVENGLCIGCGLCAALCPTGSLTMQWNLNGEYNPKETKPCTIACGLCLRICPFADTGEDEDSIGKGLYGGVPGIDHRPETGYYLAVYRGYSERYRPASSSGGVATWILDSLLAAGVVDHIVCVVPTGDPERLFAFQVFETREDVRSGAGSAYYPVELSAVVRHILETPGRYAVTGLPCFIKAIRLAQQRNATLRERVVVCVGLTCGQLKSRHFTDYIASLAGVTGKVTGVCYRGKSPDQPASNYHYRFTTADRNERKIFWNDGIAEAWTNLWFTPKACCYCDDIFAECADVTCMDAWLPEYSRDYRGTNLVIIRSPLLQDLISRGIMDGELQADPAHIQDVIRSQAGVIEFKRRSLTYRLHLGLKRGEKVPGKRVGPERPPRFIQREVVMKDHVRASVQSLWIKNPSAEHLREKMWLSMKLLAFRSRMIRIITLPMRGTRHIYRTKIPGILKKNSINDSYIQSPSHATILQNARESLNIPTYDGSNQMVHPSVIDFLAEHGLPQWGGFRFWMVITPYPYGNDASENPSIYTSNDGINWFVPPRINNPIDYAPGGWDQGFNNDPDMVYDPDQDEIRVYFRFASTDHLNVKLVRISNDHGVSEPITVISQSPWTQSDNTHRSLCIWRESSRRWHMWGGGGTKTPPYNLFYRFSEDGIHWESPIICLNDEGNDPFQALGYSSWHISCKPNYCEDRIEFLSYATPVSSEGKGVLLYAECSMGSPTLFRTPIVQPILRPSEYGWDNGTLYRCSFCITNTGGCYYYRIWYSAESHNNIWKLGYTGGYIGTEYNNDQKSPVHEKNGEPTSCHGRFRDSIQDLHCSFHSRDTGGDF from the coding sequence ATGAAATCCTCGGTTATTGCCACAGTGGTTGAGAACGGTCTCTGCATCGGCTGTGGTCTCTGTGCAGCCCTCTGTCCGACCGGATCGCTGACAATGCAATGGAACCTAAACGGCGAGTACAACCCGAAAGAGACGAAGCCGTGCACGATCGCGTGCGGCCTCTGCCTGAGGATCTGCCCCTTTGCCGATACGGGTGAAGACGAGGATTCGATTGGGAAAGGACTCTATGGGGGTGTGCCGGGGATCGACCACCGTCCGGAGACCGGCTACTACCTTGCCGTGTACAGGGGTTACTCGGAGCGGTATCGGCCGGCAAGTTCCTCGGGTGGGGTGGCAACCTGGATCCTGGACTCTCTGCTCGCTGCGGGTGTCGTCGACCATATCGTCTGTGTCGTTCCCACCGGTGACCCGGAGAGACTCTTCGCTTTTCAGGTCTTCGAGACTCGGGAGGACGTGCGCTCAGGCGCCGGCTCGGCATATTACCCGGTTGAACTGTCTGCAGTCGTCAGACATATCCTCGAAACACCGGGACGGTATGCCGTCACCGGCCTGCCCTGCTTCATCAAGGCGATCAGGCTCGCACAGCAGAGAAACGCAACGTTACGGGAGCGAGTCGTCGTCTGTGTCGGCCTCACCTGCGGGCAACTGAAGAGCAGGCACTTCACTGATTACATCGCCTCCCTTGCTGGGGTGACGGGGAAGGTGACGGGGGTGTGCTACCGGGGGAAGAGCCCGGACCAGCCGGCGAGTAATTATCACTATCGTTTCACCACCGCTGACAGGAATGAACGAAAGATATTCTGGAACGATGGGATTGCCGAGGCATGGACAAATCTCTGGTTCACTCCGAAGGCCTGCTGTTACTGTGACGATATCTTCGCCGAGTGTGCCGATGTGACCTGTATGGATGCCTGGTTGCCGGAGTATTCGAGGGATTATCGAGGGACAAATCTGGTGATTATACGGTCGCCCCTGCTCCAGGATCTCATCTCAAGGGGTATAATGGATGGAGAACTACAAGCAGATCCTGCTCATATTCAGGATGTCATCCGCAGTCAGGCTGGGGTTATAGAATTCAAGCGGCGCTCTCTGACATATCGATTGCATCTTGGTTTGAAGAGAGGGGAGAAGGTCCCGGGAAAGCGGGTTGGCCCCGAAAGACCGCCTCGTTTCATTCAGCGAGAGGTCGTTATGAAAGACCATGTGCGTGCGTCAGTTCAGAGCCTGTGGATAAAAAACCCGAGTGCAGAACACCTCAGAGAGAAGATGTGGTTGAGTATGAAACTGTTAGCATTCAGAAGCCGAATGATCAGGATAATAACATTGCCGATGAGAGGAACGAGACATATTTATCGTACGAAAATCCCGGGAATTTTAAAGAAAAATTCCATTAATGATTCTTATATACAATCCCCCTCCCATGCGACGATACTTCAAAACGCCCGCGAATCTTTGAATATCCCGACATATGATGGATCAAATCAGATGGTTCATCCCTCGGTCATAGATTTTCTTGCAGAGCACGGTCTCCCTCAGTGGGGAGGTTTCCGCTTCTGGATGGTGATCACACCGTATCCCTATGGTAATGATGCCTCCGAGAATCCATCCATCTATACCAGTAACGATGGAATAAACTGGTTTGTACCACCCCGTATCAACAACCCGATTGATTATGCACCCGGAGGATGGGATCAGGGGTTCAATAACGATCCGGATATGGTGTATGATCCCGACCAGGATGAGATTCGTGTCTATTTCAGATTTGCATCCACCGATCACCTGAACGTGAAACTCGTCAGAATATCGAATGATCACGGTGTCAGTGAACCAATTACGGTGATATCCCAATCTCCATGGACTCAATCGGATAATACCCACCGTTCGCTCTGTATCTGGAGGGAATCATCCCGTCGATGGCATATGTGGGGTGGGGGAGGAACAAAAACTCCGCCATACAATCTCTTCTATCGGTTCAGCGAGGACGGGATTCATTGGGAATCCCCCATCATCTGTCTGAATGATGAAGGGAATGATCCCTTTCAGGCTCTGGGTTACTCAAGCTGGCATATCTCCTGTAAACCCAATTATTGTGAAGATCGGATAGAATTTTTAAGTTATGCAACACCGGTTTCATCAGAAGGTAAAGGAGTCCTTCTCTATGCCGAATGCTCTATGGGGAGTCCAACGCTTTTTCGAACTCCGATTGTTCAACCTATCCTACGCCCCTCGGAGTATGGTTGGGACAACGGCACCCTCTATCGGTGCAGTTTTTGCATAACCAACACGGGGGGTTGTTATTATTACCGAATCTGGTATTCTGCAGAATCCCATAACAATATCTGGAAACTGGGGTATACCGGGGGGTATATTGGAACTGAATACAATAATGACCAGAAATCACCGGTTCATGAAAAGAATGGAGAACCAACGTCTTGTCATGGGAGATTCCGTGATTCCATCCAGGATCTGCATTGTTCTTTTCATTCGAGGGACACGGGAGGTGATTTCTGA
- a CDS encoding PIG-L deacetylase family protein: protein MKILVLSPHTDDAELGCGGTIVKLLNGENEIYWVVFSTAEDSLPDGLPKDTLKREYRTVTRDLALREENCKVFDFKVRNLHQYRQEILDDLVRIRNQFNPDIVIGPSLNDLHQDHQVVAHEMVRAFKTTSSIICYELPWNHVTFNTQFFCRLSTDQIERKCEILRNYQSQLLKGRQYFSKEFIFGLAKTRGIQCNAEYAEAFEVVRWML, encoded by the coding sequence ATGAAGATCTTAGTTCTGTCTCCTCATACTGATGACGCTGAGCTTGGTTGCGGTGGTACGATTGTCAAACTCTTAAATGGTGAAAATGAGATCTATTGGGTTGTTTTTTCGACTGCTGAGGACTCCTTACCCGATGGACTTCCTAAGGATACCCTGAAAAGAGAATATCGTACCGTGACCCGGGACCTCGCACTCAGAGAGGAGAACTGCAAAGTTTTTGATTTCAAGGTACGGAACCTCCATCAATATCGTCAGGAGATACTTGATGATCTGGTCAGGATCCGGAATCAGTTTAATCCAGATATCGTCATCGGCCCATCATTGAACGATCTCCATCAGGATCATCAGGTCGTTGCACATGAGATGGTCAGAGCCTTCAAGACCACGTCGAGCATCATCTGTTACGAACTGCCCTGGAATCATGTCACCTTTAATACACAGTTTTTTTGCAGGTTGAGTACCGATCAGATCGAGAGAAAGTGCGAGATTCTGAGGAACTACCAATCCCAACTTCTTAAGGGGAGGCAGTATTTTTCAAAGGAATTCATCTTCGGCCTGGCAAAGACACGAGGAATTCAATGTAATGCAGAATACGCTGAGGCTTTTGAGGTTGTACGATGGATGCTTTAA
- a CDS encoding glycosyl hydrolase family 28-related protein: protein MGSLFTTVEAVTKANTAYTMGNTRLAQMQQAYQAWAVPSRPDLVKIATNVRSSGLKGDGVTDDTAALQSLLTKLPSGSTIYFPPGQYRIDGPIRINKPVTLFGESGTVFDCQRATQYVFTLNAKGSSASRLKGVTITGIVFEGPGIETDPAMIDAYYLQTFHVSYVKFHNIGYAAIRVNTCTDVTIEESIFDNVFQSGLGYGVSITDHSDRIYIHDNFFVTKGRHSITTGTSNTNLPEAEYVQSVTVENNYFENTTEQAVDAHKPTAGPYIVKGNVMNNCAQGVDLGNGSAEITDNVMINCKSGIVLTNMNVDPDNLGPKVDRIVDNTMINILYEAIDVDRTNILIQGNIAKGTKSGSGIIIAEYSPDSCKIVGNILDDFNRGIQIGIPGPGISLENNAEISTQ from the coding sequence ATGGGTTCTCTATTTACCACTGTTGAGGCGGTGACAAAAGCGAATACTGCATATACCATGGGGAATACCCGCCTTGCCCAGATGCAACAGGCCTATCAGGCATGGGCCGTTCCCTCTCGACCGGATCTCGTTAAGATTGCCACCAATGTCAGGTCATCCGGGCTGAAGGGGGATGGTGTCACCGACGATACTGCCGCCCTTCAATCGCTCCTTACGAAACTCCCATCTGGTTCGACGATCTACTTCCCTCCCGGTCAGTACCGGATCGATGGACCGATCCGCATCAATAAACCAGTAACTCTGTTCGGGGAGTCGGGAACCGTATTCGACTGTCAAAGAGCGACACAGTATGTCTTCACCCTGAATGCCAAAGGCTCGTCCGCGTCGAGGTTGAAGGGCGTGACCATCACCGGGATCGTCTTTGAAGGCCCCGGGATTGAAACCGATCCGGCGATGATTGATGCCTATTATCTCCAGACCTTCCATGTATCCTATGTAAAGTTCCATAATATCGGGTATGCAGCAATTCGCGTGAACACCTGCACTGATGTCACGATTGAGGAGTCAATCTTCGATAACGTCTTTCAGTCCGGACTGGGATATGGGGTCAGTATCACCGACCACAGCGATCGGATATACATCCATGACAACTTCTTTGTCACCAAAGGAAGGCATAGCATCACAACCGGAACCAGTAACACAAACCTGCCTGAGGCAGAGTATGTGCAGAGTGTCACGGTCGAAAACAATTATTTTGAAAATACAACCGAACAGGCGGTCGATGCACATAAACCAACCGCTGGACCCTATATCGTCAAGGGCAATGTCATGAACAACTGTGCCCAGGGAGTCGACCTCGGGAATGGTTCAGCGGAGATCACCGATAATGTGATGATCAACTGTAAGAGTGGAATCGTTTTAACCAATATGAACGTTGATCCGGATAATCTGGGGCCTAAAGTGGATCGGATTGTGGACAATACGATGATCAATATCCTCTATGAGGCCATAGATGTCGACCGAACCAATATCCTGATTCAGGGAAATATTGCGAAAGGTACGAAGAGCGGGTCTGGAATAATAATCGCGGAGTACTCCCCCGACTCCTGTAAAATTGTTGGAAATATATTGGATGATTTTAATCGTGGGATCCAGATCGGTATTCCCGGTCCAGGGATTTCATTGGAAAATAACGCTGAAATTTCAACTCAGTAG
- a CDS encoding polysaccharide pyruvyl transferase family protein, which yields MDEERPLFLLAGNGPYANRGCEAIVRGTTKILREQFKDPRFICFSHFQSEEQYQEQSLLETDGAIVHLASSLLNKRWVIQNFWKPETWRRVLHYSLDRDAFSYADMLPHLGEATAVLSVGGDNYSLDYGMPARFVALDDLVLAHERVLAIWGASVGPFGAMPDYERYMGDHLRRIPGIFARESATIEYLKSIGVKENVYPVADPAFLMDPVRPEEEMPIEEGAIGLNLSPLMAKFVTGGDLERWRVMAGAIIAEVAGRTERPVYLIPHVVNLDSNDYSFMQSALSEIPGEKKNITLVPPRYTAAETKWVISQMTLFAGSRTHSTIAALSSGVPALSFAYSIKAQGINRDLFGHNDYCVDPHDLDVERTTDRIVSMLDEEASIRMELRERIPGVQKLARDAGIGLKRLIGEE from the coding sequence ATGGATGAAGAAAGACCATTATTTCTTCTTGCAGGGAATGGCCCCTATGCAAACCGTGGGTGCGAAGCGATCGTCCGGGGAACGACGAAGATCCTTCGGGAGCAGTTCAAGGATCCCCGTTTCATCTGCTTCAGTCACTTCCAGTCTGAAGAGCAATATCAAGAACAGTCTCTTTTGGAGACCGACGGGGCGATCGTCCACCTCGCCTCCAGTCTGCTCAATAAAAGATGGGTGATCCAGAATTTCTGGAAACCAGAGACCTGGCGCAGGGTCTTACACTACTCTCTTGACCGTGATGCCTTCTCCTATGCCGACATGCTCCCGCATCTAGGTGAAGCGACTGCCGTCCTCTCTGTTGGAGGGGATAACTATTCTCTTGACTATGGAATGCCGGCCCGCTTCGTCGCCCTCGACGATCTTGTGCTTGCGCATGAACGGGTTCTGGCGATCTGGGGGGCTTCAGTCGGCCCGTTTGGTGCAATGCCTGACTATGAACGATATATGGGCGACCATCTCAGGAGGATCCCTGGCATCTTTGCTCGTGAGTCGGCCACCATCGAATACCTGAAGAGCATCGGAGTTAAGGAGAATGTGTATCCTGTTGCAGACCCGGCATTTCTCATGGATCCGGTGCGGCCGGAGGAGGAGATGCCCATCGAGGAGGGTGCGATCGGTCTCAACCTCAGTCCATTGATGGCGAAGTTCGTCACTGGTGGCGATCTGGAACGGTGGAGAGTGATGGCGGGAGCGATCATTGCGGAAGTGGCAGGAAGAACGGAGAGACCAGTCTATCTGATCCCTCATGTGGTAAATCTTGATTCAAATGATTATTCTTTTATGCAAAGCGCACTATCCGAGATTCCGGGGGAAAAAAAGAATATTACCCTGGTCCCTCCCCGATACACTGCCGCTGAGACGAAGTGGGTCATCAGTCAGATGACACTCTTTGCCGGGTCACGGACGCATTCAACGATCGCCGCCCTCTCGTCGGGTGTGCCGGCCCTGAGCTTTGCGTACAGCATCAAGGCTCAGGGGATCAACAGGGATCTCTTTGGTCATAATGACTACTGTGTGGATCCCCATGATCTCGATGTGGAGAGAACTACCGATCGGATCGTGTCGATGCTGGATGAAGAGGCTTCGATCCGGATGGAATTGCGAGAGCGTATTCCTGGTGTTCAGAAGCTGGCACGAGATGCTGGAATAGGGCTGAAACGACTGATCGGAGAGGAGTGA